In a single window of the Trypanosoma brucei brucei TREU927 chromosome 6, complete sequence genome:
- a CDS encoding SH3 domain protein, conserved: MSLFTVHCNFTAQEDVELSVRKGEIVTAIDEDTHDGWVQVEVVGDKERVGFVPLSHLTPSVAQVGGDSRLQSSAVGATSLGNCSFLVDESPKVCNSAKQSKLDCSYMLNKHNSHSMIGNNYDSVGTVGGSSYVNAMELDVVANTHVRSLSDTDQATRRAQISGKTLGTNLQSATDPSTNSLLYDTGAVVESFMKNELHLKQLARRRQDELAKMRSALEEAKNDVGVCREKKEKLAVKLRDLDLSMDRMRKRWKNMLEQEKDHILRSMTSSGIDH, translated from the coding sequence ATGTCCCTCTTTACAGTGCATTGCAATTTCACTGCGCAGGAGGATGTGGAGTTATCTGTTCGAAAGGGTGAAATTGTTACGGCTATTGATGAAGATACGCACGATGGGTGGGTACAGGTAGAAGTTGTTGGTGACAAGGAGCGCGTGGGGTTTGTTCCACTCAGTCACTTAACTCCTAGTGTCGCTCAGGTTGGCGGGGACAGTAGATTACAATCGTCAGCGGTAGGGGCAACATCGTTAGGAAACTGCTCCTTTTTAGTTGATGAATCACCCAAAGTGTGCAACTCTGCAAAACAGTCGAAACTGGACTGTTCATATATGTTAAATAAGCATAATTCACATAGTATGATAGGGAACAATTATGATTCCGTCGGTACGGTGGGGGGTTCATCTTATGTCAACGCGATGGAGCTTGATGTAGTTGCAAACACGCACGTGCGGTCGCTGAGTGACACGGACCAAGCGACGAGAAGGGCACAAATAAGTGGTAAAACGCTAGGGACAAACCTGCAGAGTGCAACAGATCCTTCTACTAATTCCCTTCTTTACGATACAGGAGCCGTTGTTGAATCTTTCATGAAAAATGAGCTGCATCTTAAGCAACTTGCGCGGCGGCGACAAGACGAACTTGCTAAGATGCGGTCTGCACTGGAAGAGGCGAAGAATGACGTGGGAGTGTgtagggaaaagaaagagaaacttGCTGTGAAGTTGCGCGATTTAGATCTATCCATGGATAGGATGAGGAAGCGCTGGAAGAATATGTTGGAACAAGAAAAGGACCACATTCTTCGCTCGATGACTAGCAGTGGAATTGATCACTAG